CACGCGgcatcacctgcagctgcttcgcTCTGAAATGTCTGATGCATTAACGGCCGCCTGGCTTCACAGCACgtcttctgtctctgtcaggtCGAGGGGACGTCCAGCTGCGAATGAACCGTCCTCCTCATGTGGCACCTCACAAGTCGTAAGTGGTGCACGGGCAAACGCCAGCCAGCGTGAGGACGAAACACAACACGCAACACACGCTGACAACACAACAGAGCACGTGATGAGACGGCCCTTCGAGTTTTATATTTTGATatgaatgtaataaaataattacaaagAGGAAGTAGATTTACAAACGAGGGTCAGTCAACACATGAGCTGTGTTAATGCTACAACGCTAACAACAGGCTGCACAGCTAatgtcaggtcaaaggtcacgtagCGGTCTTGAAAGTTGTCAGTGGAGACTaatgtgcttgtgtttgctaAGGCTGCATCCTCCGTTTAAGCTGAACCACATGTTCAGCGTTGTAAGTACACTGCATGCCTCACATTATCACACATGCTGCGTCCTGTAACACAAAGGTTCACCACAGTTTCCCTGATATTTCCTCATATTAGCACACAACAATGTGAAGTTGCCCGTCTGCTTTAGCAGCTACATGTTTTGTCTCGTTAATTCCAGTATGAATCGCTttctactatatatatatatatatatatatagtatatataatagtatatatatacatacatacacacaccgCAGTCTGCTCACTattgaaaaaataatttaattaatagaaTAGGTGTAGAAAAACTGCGTGTCTGACGgtgcatttgtctgtttgtttacaggATGCTTGCCGATGACCTGAAGCTGAGCAGCGACGATGACGACACTCACAGGGTAACGCTCTTTATTTCCCCTCAGCCGTGAGCACAAAGCTCTCGAACGTGCAGTAGCACTTATGCGAAGAGCGAGAAGTAAAGCAGTGGTAGCGAAGGCCGCTGTCCAACGGCAAAATAAAGTAGTAGCACAACTGTTATTCTCTtgtgagtgagagaaaaagatgGTGAAGTTGTGCTTTTTTTGTGCTGTGTCCCTGAAGGCCCCGCATGAGTCAGCTTCCTGGGACAGACAGAGGTACACCATCACCAATATTATGCGTCTGtatatttctgtttgtctgtaaacaCAAGTCAAGccgtgtgtgaatgaatgacgACAGtctctgcccgtgtgtgtgcgcgtgcacccACGCTGACCCCTGactgatgtctgtgtgtgttgactgaCAGCCTGTCAGCGCAGCGAGCGCACACACATGGCAGGCGGGTGAGACATTCCAGCTCCGACTCCTCGGGCTCAGACTCCAGTGCCGAGTCGGGGAGCAGCAGCCCTCGTTCCCGGAGCCCGAGCCCGGAGGTTCACCCGGACCCTGCGTCGCCGGCCGACGCGCAGCCACGCGGCGACGACAACAACAAGGAGGTACCGCAGCCCTTCTGTTTGCCGGCTCAGCCTTTGGCTTTGCTGCAGTAGCTAGCGCTGAACCCTCTGCAGGGAGTGGTGGCCTGCAGGCAGTCGCTGGCAGGTGTGGGGAGGAACACGGGAATGAGGAATGCCTGGGAGCCGGAGCGGTGAGGCCATAGCTTTGGGAATTTGTGCCTGGGTGTCATGTCAACAGGCTGGGTCTCAGACAGAAAAGCCCCCTGGACGCGGAAGCAATCAAGGCTTGATTTAATGCTAAGCCTGAACTAGAGTTAACCTCTGATACAACACCGTGCATATGTATTCTGGTTAAATATTAAAAGTGTGACATGGTGGGTTTGGCTGGAGTGGAGCATTGTGGGGGTTGATTTGAGACGTGTGCTATGTGGGGAATGAAGGGAAAACCTCCTGCTCTTTTATGAATGGAAGCCCCTGTGCGACATAACGGACTGTATTGCTAGCTATGCGCTACATAGCTCCTATGGAGACGCAgggagaggagtgtgtgttggGAGGGGGGTGTGCACcatgtgtttttcatttacGTGCAGCGTTTGACTGTCTCCCAGGGAAGGGATGGGGGTTGGAGTTGTGGAGGCAGCAAATCCAAAGTTCCAGGTAGtgagagaagaagggagggacagaaaggaaggagggagggaggccgtCGCGGCACAAGAGGTGCAGTGTCTTCTCTGCAAAGAGGGTGAGGGATGTTGGAGGGGGCTGGGGTGTCAGTGTTTGACTTGAGGAGTAGAGGTTTAATTTAGCCCCAGGTCAGCtagcagagaaaaacaggacGCACGGAGGAGAACGGAGGTCGATCTGCAGCTGTGAGTATCAGAGTTTCTCTGCTTGAGGAGAAACTCTCTTTTTCCCCTCTCGTTACCAGGCCAGTTGCTAAGTAAACATTAAGTGAGTCATTTGACATAATTGGATGGGCTTCGAGCTACTGTAAGCACAGATGGGGAATGTGAGGCCGTGTAGCGAGTAAGCTGACAAAGGCAGGCTCTGATGTCAGTTCACTTTATTATTGCTCAGTTTCTTAGACATGAGTCATTATCAAGATTTGTTTTTCAATAGTTTTAATTGCAGCTGAGTCAGTGCGGCATTATGTTTGGCTTTTTATTGGTCTGGATTGGGGCTGTGCACGCCTTACATGTGATGCAAAGTGATCCAATGTTCTCTGTCTGCATCTAGGTGTCTGCTGAATAGTGAATGAAAACATATGGACAGTGTTGGAATGTAACCCTTTTAATCAGTGCACCTAAACtaaaatgtgtatttgtagTATATgcattttctgctgctttactAAAAGTATTTTTATGAGGCCTTACTGTCAGTAATTAAGACATTTGTTTACACCATTTCAGGAAAGCTATAGCTTTAAAgttaatcattttaatataaAGGCTGAACTGACAAGCATCTACATGTTTTTGACACTTTAATACACTTTTAACAATCTTTTTTTtacgtttctctctctctttccgtGCTTTCCTAAGGCTGACCACCCCTCTGCTGCCCAGTGGCAGTTGGATAAATGGCTGAAAAAGTCGCGGAAAAAATCTGCCAGCAGTGAACAGGATCCTTCCCATAGCATTCCAGGACGTCTGCCCTCTCCTCACGCCCAGCGAGCCCCATCTCCAGCTCGAGCATGGGACAGCAATCAGGAATACAGCCCTAGCCAAAGCCCTATTCCCAGTCCACAGTTCAATTACAGCCGCGCCAACAGCCCCCTGCCCAGCCCTGGTTACAGCTACTGCCCCAGCCCCAGCCCCTTCACCAGCACATGTCCAAGTCCCAGCCCGGAGCACATTCCCGTTCCCAGTCCAGCTCTAAGTGACTGCCTCAGTCCCGGAGCCAGTCGTAGCCCTAGCCCTGTATCCAGAAACCCTCCAAGTAGCCCAGGTCCTAGCTTGGCCCCTTCATCGAGGGTTCGTCACAACCCTGAGGTTCAGAAACAAACCCAATCAAGTCCAAAATCTAATTCCCACAGGACCAAAATCAGGCCCTGGATTGATCCACTGCCTAACGCTCACACCAAGAACCATCACATACATAGTACTCATCCTGAACCAAGTCATCAGCAGAGACCCAAGGCCCAgcccacacaggaagcagaccAGAGAAGGTCCAAAGCTTCCACTGTGCTAAATTCTCAAAGTCACAGCCACAAAAGTCGACCTAAATCTGACTTTGTGCCAAACTCTAAACAGCACTCTGAGGCTCCCAAAGctaaacacacatcacattCTGAGCAAGGCCAGGGAAGCAGGTCAAACCACAGCTCCAGCTACAAGCCTAGACCTTTATTTCAATCCAGCTCACAACGCAGCCCCACAAGAGACAGGAGACACCACTTAGTTCCCACTAGTCGTGAAACTATCAGCAGTCATGGTTCTGATTCCCAGTCTACCTATAAAGCTACTGGTAATTCTATTTCTGGGTTGAACTGTAGGTCAAGCCCAAGTTTAAACCCTCGGGCCAAGGCTTGGGACACACTTTCTGTGGATGTTAATCAGGCCAAAACACTGCACAAGAAACCCCCAACGAAGGAGCAGATCGTGGACCACAGAGGCGATCAACCGAGCCAAGCACAGGGCAGAAAGCACgaaagaagggaggagagagtcAGGGAGAAGCCAGCGGGTAAACAAGACCAAAAGGAAGACAGGAGGCTGGCGGAGGAGCAGTTACTGAGACGGCCCTGGATCCAGAGTTCAtcagaggaagagggggaggaagaggagcagaaggaactgACAGAGAGGCAACGAGGGGGAGAGGAGCCAGCAAGGGTTGAAAGCAGTAGGAGAAGGGAGCAGCAACATAGACGCGAATGGAAAGAGGTCCATGTCAAAGAGAAGCTGCCCGTGACCTCAGAACGACATCACCTCCAGAAAGACTCCCACCACCAAGGGAGGACAAGAAAGGGAGACAGAGGCGAGAAGGAAAAAGAGTCGTCACCTCCTCCGTCACGGTCTCCTACTCCTCATaggtcgtcgtcctcctcctccgcctcctcctcctccaattcAGACTCGGAGCCCGAATATCAGAACTTGATCACTAAAGTGCCAGCAGACTCCACCTCCCACAAGATACTCAGCAGGAGGGGGCAGCCAGAGCCAGGCAGACCTGATGCCAACAAGCCAAAGGTCATCCAGTCCAGAACCTCCCCCTCGGAGAATCCAAGTGAAGGGCAGCAAAGTAAAGGGAAGCAAAAACTCTACACCCTGGTTCCGTTCGGGAGAGGGGAGCAAGCTACCGTGTCCTCCCAGCGAGGGCTCCGGAATCTGGTGGTGCAGATAGACCTGTGTCTTCTCAAAAGGGTCCCGGACTCTGCAGTGTCCACCACTAAAAAGCCtgtgtcttcctcctgctcctcgtcaATAAAGGACAAGCAAAGAGAGACTATGAAACACCTTCATGGACCTGAGATGGTGACGAAAGAGGGCAGAAGGAAACGCAAGGTACACAGCGTGGAGCAGTGATTTACTGTTGAATGTGTGTATCCATGTTTTCATCCGTGAAAATGAAAGAGAGGGCATCAGTGTAaccttgtctgtgtgtgtgtgcagctggagAATGGCGCGACACACAGAGAAAGTAAAAGGAGCCTTCCTAATGTGAACGAGCTCTCAGGCCAAACGGAGTCTTCCTCCCGCACGCCCGAGCGTAACTTTGTGACCGAGACCACGCACAACGGGTAAGAGCTCCACACGTGACGGTCTCATCCACCGCACACCAGTTTGTGTCAACGCGGGTACGCATGTGTGTGCTTGCAGATACATAGAGGAGTACTTGGACAGCAAGAGGCCGCTGTCTCCGCTGTCTCCCCTGTCTGACAACCCAGACTCCAGCAAGACTCCCTCCAAACTAAAAGCCTCCGAGCAGCAACACGTCCACCCCCACAAGAACCGGGACAAAAGCAAAGATCCGGCTGTAAAGGTACTACTGGTTGAGCTCCTTCCCAATTCCACTGCCTGCTCCATTCTAACATTTCGCTTCGCCTCCTCTCAAGCCCAAGATGGAGGTCGAATGTGTACGGGTGTCGAGGCAGCCTCAGCTGCCGTCCGAGTCCTGGGGCCCTGCGGGACACCGGGGGGGCGTGCCTAATCATGAAACGTGAGCAATCGGACGCAGTCGCCGCTGCGAGCATCACCACACACCTTCTAACCCAGATTCACTGGGACGTATGGACATTCCAGCTTCCTGGTGACACACTGGCTGCACAGCACTCTTTAAAATGCCTCTTCCATCCTCACAGACCGCATCACGCTGAATATTACCTACACGAAGCCAAACGGATGAAACACCGCGCCGACGCAATGGTGAGACCTTGATCTTTGTTTGAATAAACAAGGTGGGCTCCACAAGTCCATCCACTtcagtttaaattaaaaaagccCCGTAGCTTCAGAAAAAGAAAGCTCCTTTATTCTAGTGACACATCTAGTGACCTCAGTCCTTTTTCCAGAAGACTCCTGGCAAATTCTGTTTTTTCAGCAGGGCAGCCTTGTTATCGCTGAGCGCTCACATGGTAAATAGACCAAGTTAAGCCTTCGTTTGCTGATAAGCCACAAAGACTGGCTTGAGAATCTCCCAATATTTTTGGACTTTTGGAGCTCACTTTGGGGTGTTGCGCAGCCACACTAGTGGTGGCACCCagaattattatattatgtaaaatgaacacatttttaATTACGCGCTTCTAGAGCGGCTGCTCCGTTTAACAGCACTGTGGGACGGGAATGGTTTTATCTTGACGTGATGGATGATCGGCCTGTCGTGAGGCAAACCCTCCCTGTGGGAACCTGGCCAGAAAGTACAGGGAGGATAGCTCCACACGAAGCTAAAAACATAACTCTGACCAGCCTGCGAACGGCTACATCAACTGATTTAATGTGCAAGAAGAGGAGACGACGGAGCCACAGATTTGTTAGGAAGCAGCACAAGTCAGTTTGTCCTGTATGTAGTTCTGCGCTGAGCCAGATGAAACACATCCGGGATAAATCTTTCTACTGGATGCTCAGACTCTGAGACCCCTTCAGCTGATTCATGCACTTAAATCTAAAAAGCCGGAGGGAggtttctgtaatatttacatctTAACTGTAACTATGGTATTTTTTAGGTGGACAAGCTGGGGAAGGCCGTGAATTATGTTGACGCTGCTCTCTCCTTCATGGAGTGTGGAAAGGCAATGGAAGAGGGGCCGCTGGAGGCTAAATCTCCTTATACCATGTACTCAGAGACGGTGGAGCTGATCAGGTGAACCATATGTATACACTGTATATTCATGCAAAAACCAATACGAGCAAACGAGGACAGAAAAACGGACACTTGCTCACAGCATGCGCCGCTGATACCGGTTCTGTGTCTTAAGGTATGCAATGAGACTGAAGAGCCACGCGGGCCCCGGTGCGAGACAGGAAGACAAACAGCTGGCGGTGCTGTGGTGCGTAAGCCTTCCCCTCTGTTTATGCCACATCTGTCATCACACTGAAGGACCTGCAGTTGGAGTCTGATTTGTGGTCGATCGGAGCCGTTCAGACATGCGCTCATGTGTCCACAGTTTCCGATGCCTTGCCCTACTTTACTGGCAGATGTTTCGTCTAAAGAAGGACCACGCACTGAAATACTCCAAAGTGCTGCTGGACTATTTTAAGGTACAGTAGTCTAGTCTATACGTGGACATTTACATAGTCTGTCCTTCCTACCATTTAAACATCTAGTTTACCCTTGTTTACATACAGAGTTCTCCAAAAGTGCCTACAACACCTCAATGTTGGAATGAATCTGGGAAGTAAGTTCATTCTAATCTCTTTCTTTGATGCATTTGCTTCCATTCCAGCTGCTAAGATTTCCTTGAACACTATCTGTCTGTTGTACATGTGTTTTCCTTGCCAGAGGCTCAGGGGGACCCCCGTCCTCGCTCTCGCCCAATGCGAAAAGCCTTGGACGGGGTTCACTCGGGGGCAGGACCTCCCCCTCTCTCATCAGCATTCCTCAGCGCATCCACCAGATGGCAGCGAATCACCTGAACATCACCAACAGTGTCCTGTACAGCTATGAGTACTGGGAGGTGGCAGACAACCTGGCTAAGGAGAATAAAGGTACTCGTATGTGGAGGAGGTGTTCACATACAAAGCCTGAACGCAGCCAAACTGTTGCTCAAAATCAATTTTGTTCTTTCTCTTTATAGAGTTCTTCAACTATTTGAACACTTTATCGGGACCATTGACTCTTCACAGTAGCATTGCTCACACTGTCCAGTACACCAGGCAGGCTCTTCAGTGGATACGCATCAGTGCCAAACTTAACTAAGAAGGGACGGATTCACGGTTCCCTGACCACTGGATCTCCAGACCACATTTTACTTTACTGTAGAAGAGACAACCTCTGGATCTCTATGCAGCTACCAGGGCAGCGCTGATGCCTTCTGTCCTGCTGGAACTCGGATAAAATCCCAAGGAGGCATTTGTCATCCTCATAGGATGTTCGAGTGCTCAGAACCTGGACCTCACTGTGCTCAAAGCCTTCGGGAGAAGCAAACTTTAAACCTTGCGGGTCGCTGTGTGCACAtttctcctgtttgttttggggTTTGTGCACAGTTCAAAGTAGTTCAGTGTAATAATTTGCCAAAAAGTCTCTCGGACCTCAAGTAACTCATAAACCCTCCTTTTCATACGTGTTTCTGTGTAAGCAGAACAGGACCAAATGCTGAATTATATACCActttcaccaaaacaaacaaaagaaatctgCAAATTTGCTAATGAAGGTTGAAATTACAATTAAAATAtgacatatttacatttttctgtgttttttactGTGCAATATTTgaattgtctgtttttttgaAAAATGTTACATAAAATACTGGTGAATTCAATTGCCAATTGTTTTAAGTGTCGAAATTGATCAATGAAGTTCCTCTAGACTACCTCTCACTTCGGCTAAAGCCTAGAATGCTTTAGTTTTTGATAGACGTTTGGACTAAACTTGTAACTGATTTGTTTACACATAAAATCAGCTGTTAAAAACTGAGCTTTCAGGGAATCTCACGTCCTTCTTTATTTCATTATAATAATCCCAACTTTAATTGCAGGATGTTTTTAATGAGTGTTAATGTGATATTAATGAAATATTTGTGTTGGAAAGCAGGAGCATCTTGCAGGTTGATCCTTTGCTGCGGCTTCAGTCACATACCAGAACACACCTTCATAGTAGGCACAAGTGTTCTGTGAGTCAGACCCATCTGTCAGGCCACTTGTGCAGCGATTTCACTCTGCCACTCAAACATCACTCTCTTTGCCTCTCCACCACTGCACCGAGCATATATTCTACATCCTGCTGCACCAGCACAGTAGTCACACATGAAACTTCAGCATCTGATGTCTGGTACCATAGCAACAGAGAGCAACCAATAAGGGGGCGCAGAGAAACACAACACGTTGTGGGTCAATGGCATCCTAGTTTCTTTGATTTTGTAAAATTATACGTTGCTAACTAATCCCATGCTGGActacattttcctgttttctgctctCCTTTATTCTGCAGATGTTAAATAGAGGCTGTCAGGATTGTTTAACCAAACAGATTGTTTggtgattttcattttttttgctgATTTATTTCCAAAAGCAGATACTCTAAGTGCAGACTCCTATTAATGTAAATGAGAGACTATAATTTTTTATTCTTtgatttctgtttctgtctaagCACCCTGGTTGCATGCATTTGCAAAACACTGAACTGCTGACGTGCGTGGGCATGCAGGTCTGAATGATCAATTTATTCCTGTGGTCATGGGCTGAATTAGGAGGCGCTTGTTGTGTCAGTGTGAGTGGTCGGAGCGGACCACCACGACCACAGCCTGCACTGCTGGCGCCTCCATCCGGCACGTGTCCCTGCGTCACGGCCGTCGGATGCGTGCGTGCCGGGCCGTCTGAGGACGACTGCGCCCGGAGCCAGACAGCGCACACACCAGACAGTGGGGGAAAACCACACGGCTTGATCGACTGCATATGGAAGGGGTGAGGGTGGATCAGATCTCAGCGGCCGAGCCACCTAATCTAAAGCACAGACAACATTTCAAAAGGTGGACAGATCAGCCGTTACGGCTTCAGACTGACGGCTTCCCCCCGTGTGACAGTGGTCTCTTTTAAACCGGACACCGATTCAGGGTGCGCTCAGACAGTCGATACACATGACCAGCGATCGACTGCCCGCAGCGTGGCAGCAGAATTACACAACTTGAAGCTGAAAACAACCGGGGATGAGCTGCGTCAAGCTGTCCAAGAAACGCGTCACGGAAACGGGGCATCGAGCCTGtttgattttcaaaataaagcaaaacagTTTTATGCTATTGTAAATTGAATGTTCTGAACGTAAAATAAAGTTGTAGCTCAGATATGCGTAATATGCGAAACACACTGTTCTCCACAGGTTCTGTCACTTACCTATATCAAGAGTATCCCGACCTGTTACAACGTACTTTACTTTGAAAATGGTATCCGGAAGTACGGTTTGACAGTCGGTGTGCGAAGGGAAAGCAGAGCGTTCAGGCGGTAGAACCAGAGCAAACGGACTGGGAGGGTGAGCAAAATGCTGGACAGACATGGCGCGGCATCATGACAAAATAGCGGCGTCTCAGTTCGACCACAGGGCGTCTGTGGAGTAGGACGCGGCGGACGAGTCGAGCCAgctcggggggggggcttccatTCCGCTCCTCTCGGCTCTCACCTCGGTTAATCGCTGCGCACTCGCCGTGTGCGCGGGGCAGCGTCTGCACAGAGAAGTGTGTAGCTAACGACCCAGTCTGGCGGGATCCAAGGTAAGAGCCGCTGACGCGTGTCGGCGGGGGCTCCGCCGCGCACGGCCCCGGTCGAAGTTACTCGGCGGGTGCTGGAAGTTGCGCTGGCCATTGTTTGGCGGCGTTGTCAGCGCGTGCACGCGACACGAACGTCCTCGTGTTTTTGTTTGCCTGAATTGACAGAGCGCCGCGGTCGCGAGCGACACGCACGTGTAACGACCGTTGCTAATGTCCGACGTCGCCAAGTGCGGCTAACCGtgcggctaacgttagcatggAAGATGTGACAAAGTGCCACACGGGGCTGTGGTGAGACCCAGCTACCTGTCAGCGGCAGAGGGCTGCCCGGGCATGCCCTTGGTCGGAACAACGTCCCCAAGGCAGACACGCACTTTCACCAGATGAATGTGGACTTAATATGTCTCCGCCGTCAATAACACCTGAGCTTGGTGGGaggcttgtctgtgttttgagtGGCACACTAGGACAATAATACAGTGTTGACAGTGTTGTCGTGTACTTTAATAAGAAGTTACAATATTTGATTCCGTTACTGCAGCATGATTTTAGCTCGCCTTGGTTCAGTGTGGCTGAAGAGCTGCTCTCGTGCTTTCAGGTGGCTCAGTATGAGTCGAAATGGCTGGACAAAGAAGAAAGCGAATGCTAACGATGACAACGGATGGGCTGAAAGGGTGAGTTCCAATCGGCTCTTCGTAACTAACAATTCGTGGTAGAAATGCCCCAGCATGGAGAcgctgcccccaccccccagggGAGCAGTGCAGGTTTTGACTGTTGGGGGTGATggataaaaaattaaaaggctTCATATACGTTCAACTTGTCTCGCTGCTCTCTTCCGTATTTGCAGGGGGGCTACATGGCGGCCAAAGTCTCCAAGTTGGATGAGCAGTTTAAACGCGATGCCCCCAAGGAAAAACAGAAGGAGGGGACGTGCTCCAGCATCTTCAGTGGGGTGGCCATTTATGTCAACGGATACACAGGTAATATTAAAAACACGTGTACTCTATTGCTGCCGACTTCTCACATTCACAGGATCGTCAGTCAGTCCTTCACACTATGAATGATGGACAGTGTAAATGTTCTGCGAGAATGTCCCCGTAGACTGAATGCAAACAAGTCTTTCACACGCAGCTG
This genomic interval from Betta splendens chromosome 21, fBetSpl5.4, whole genome shotgun sequence contains the following:
- the aff3 gene encoding AF4/FMR2 family member 2 isoform X1; this encodes MPTVLRGKGKLSVVCSLLRCAYSQVTRNQHKSCAKDILEDMTQSWPSQQALGGNQAQRILYNPKDPKQLTAQQRQSRGDVQLRMNRPPHVAPHKSMLADDLKLSSDDDDTHRAPHESASWDRQSLSAQRAHTHGRRVRHSSSDSSGSDSSAESGSSSPRSRSPSPEVHPDPASPADAQPRGDDNNKEADHPSAAQWQLDKWLKKSRKKSASSEQDPSHSIPGRLPSPHAQRAPSPARAWDSNQEYSPSQSPIPSPQFNYSRANSPLPSPGYSYCPSPSPFTSTCPSPSPEHIPVPSPALSDCLSPGASRSPSPVSRNPPSSPGPSLAPSSRVRHNPEVQKQTQSSPKSNSHRTKIRPWIDPLPNAHTKNHHIHSTHPEPSHQQRPKAQPTQEADQRRSKASTVLNSQSHSHKSRPKSDFVPNSKQHSEAPKAKHTSHSEQGQGSRSNHSSSYKPRPLFQSSSQRSPTRDRRHHLVPTSRETISSHGSDSQSTYKATGNSISGLNCRSSPSLNPRAKAWDTLSVDVNQAKTLHKKPPTKEQIVDHRGDQPSQAQGRKHERREERVREKPAGKQDQKEDRRLAEEQLLRRPWIQSSSEEEGEEEEQKELTERQRGGEEPARVESSRRREQQHRREWKEVHVKEKLPVTSERHHLQKDSHHQGRTRKGDRGEKEKESSPPPSRSPTPHRSSSSSSASSSSNSDSEPEYQNLITKVPADSTSHKILSRRGQPEPGRPDANKPKVIQSRTSPSENPSEGQQSKGKQKLYTLVPFGRGEQATVSSQRGLRNLVVQIDLCLLKRVPDSAVSTTKKPVSSSCSSSIKDKQRETMKHLHGPEMVTKEGRRKRKLENGATHRESKRSLPNVNELSGQTESSSRTPERNFVTETTHNGYIEEYLDSKRPLSPLSPLSDNPDSSKTPSKLKASEQQHVHPHKNRDKSKDPAVKPKMEVECVRVSRQPQLPSESWGPAGHRGGVPNHETPHHAEYYLHEAKRMKHRADAMVDKLGKAVNYVDAALSFMECGKAMEEGPLEAKSPYTMYSETVELIRYAMRLKSHAGPGARQEDKQLAVLCFRCLALLYWQMFRLKKDHALKYSKVLLDYFKSSPKVPTTPQCWNESGKGSGGPPSSLSPNAKSLGRGSLGGRTSPSLISIPQRIHQMAANHLNITNSVLYSYEYWEVADNLAKENKEFFNYLNTLSGPLTLHSSIAHTVQYTRQALQWIRISAKLN
- the aff3 gene encoding AF4/FMR2 family member 2 isoform X2 — its product is MPTVLRGKGKLSVVCSLLRCAYSQDMTQSWPSQQALGGNQAQRILYNPKDPKQLTAQQRQSRGDVQLRMNRPPHVAPHKSMLADDLKLSSDDDDTHRAPHESASWDRQSLSAQRAHTHGRRVRHSSSDSSGSDSSAESGSSSPRSRSPSPEVHPDPASPADAQPRGDDNNKEADHPSAAQWQLDKWLKKSRKKSASSEQDPSHSIPGRLPSPHAQRAPSPARAWDSNQEYSPSQSPIPSPQFNYSRANSPLPSPGYSYCPSPSPFTSTCPSPSPEHIPVPSPALSDCLSPGASRSPSPVSRNPPSSPGPSLAPSSRVRHNPEVQKQTQSSPKSNSHRTKIRPWIDPLPNAHTKNHHIHSTHPEPSHQQRPKAQPTQEADQRRSKASTVLNSQSHSHKSRPKSDFVPNSKQHSEAPKAKHTSHSEQGQGSRSNHSSSYKPRPLFQSSSQRSPTRDRRHHLVPTSRETISSHGSDSQSTYKATGNSISGLNCRSSPSLNPRAKAWDTLSVDVNQAKTLHKKPPTKEQIVDHRGDQPSQAQGRKHERREERVREKPAGKQDQKEDRRLAEEQLLRRPWIQSSSEEEGEEEEQKELTERQRGGEEPARVESSRRREQQHRREWKEVHVKEKLPVTSERHHLQKDSHHQGRTRKGDRGEKEKESSPPPSRSPTPHRSSSSSSASSSSNSDSEPEYQNLITKVPADSTSHKILSRRGQPEPGRPDANKPKVIQSRTSPSENPSEGQQSKGKQKLYTLVPFGRGEQATVSSQRGLRNLVVQIDLCLLKRVPDSAVSTTKKPVSSSCSSSIKDKQRETMKHLHGPEMVTKEGRRKRKLENGATHRESKRSLPNVNELSGQTESSSRTPERNFVTETTHNGYIEEYLDSKRPLSPLSPLSDNPDSSKTPSKLKASEQQHVHPHKNRDKSKDPAVKPKMEVECVRVSRQPQLPSESWGPAGHRGGVPNHETPHHAEYYLHEAKRMKHRADAMVDKLGKAVNYVDAALSFMECGKAMEEGPLEAKSPYTMYSETVELIRYAMRLKSHAGPGARQEDKQLAVLCFRCLALLYWQMFRLKKDHALKYSKVLLDYFKSSPKVPTTPQCWNESGKGSGGPPSSLSPNAKSLGRGSLGGRTSPSLISIPQRIHQMAANHLNITNSVLYSYEYWEVADNLAKENKEFFNYLNTLSGPLTLHSSIAHTVQYTRQALQWIRISAKLN